The proteins below are encoded in one region of Hordeum vulgare subsp. vulgare chromosome 3H, MorexV3_pseudomolecules_assembly, whole genome shotgun sequence:
- the LOC123442272 gene encoding uncharacterized protein LOC123442272: MPKILDCLILKNIKHYTGTQDQSDTPVSANDMCALEEWPSHARRNRAQLQDEAGGQKKKGRGVLKGFKASKKRFANGSAKLNIAFSEKLGGTVGMNYRSFKDDVVVIMKRKLPLIGVRRWSDINPTIHRLIVADMIDRWDLEDTPDTEEKVLTIAKEQYRGWQSTLSSTYKAYKTDAARLANLPEDLQPEE, from the exons ATGCCGAAAATCCTGGATTGCTTAATCTTGAAAAATATTAAACATTATACAGGAACTCAAGACCAATCTGACACTCCAGTGTCTGCTAATGACATGTGTGCACTAGAAGAATGGCCATCCCATGCTCGCCGCAACCGTGCGCAACTACAGGATG AAGCTGGTGGACAGAAGAAGAAAGGGCGAGGTGTTCTAAAAGGTTTTAAAGCATCTAAGAAGCGTTTTGCCAATGGATCTGCAAAGCTAAATATTGCATTCTCTGAAAAATTGGGTGGTACAGTAGGAATGAACTATCGTTCATTCAAGGATGACGTGGTAGTCATAATGAAAAGAAAGTTACCACTCATTGGAGTAAGGAGGTGGTCGGACATTAACCCTACCATACATCGACTCATTGTTGCAGATATGATA GATAGATGGGATCTGGAAGATACACCTGACACAGAAGAAAAGGTACTCACAATTGCGAAAGAGCAGTACAGAGGCTGGCAATCAACTCTAAGCTCCACTTacaaggcatacaaaacagatgcaGCTAGATTGGCTAATCTACCGGAAGATTTACAACCAGAAGAATGA